One segment of Trachemys scripta elegans isolate TJP31775 chromosome 1, CAS_Tse_1.0, whole genome shotgun sequence DNA contains the following:
- the LOC117878422 gene encoding uncharacterized protein LOC117878422: MAVSLCPPPQRWKLDNAFLEDPEALDSVASSSKDEPGPPCFCSTPIQVAEEDSEDNGYEEFRRRLDIELTEPVPRRERKKVMRTIVLVAVYAILKHCLTEKLFEDLQSKHERSLDQRENKLKRKSKEAAEKENSPASVTDGWMKPCLGNFSDNAVVRATRTPPPELPTNQESALRPLTTQNSTRVQLKHLGGPNLIYVKPKDKTKDSGKKQPCHHNSSSSAAITTPSPEETVSENTHIHKPRARTLGVLNVRKPGACALGAAFKKTRTKSFCDAEVLQSHNQHSSSSAATTTPSPEETVSENAHIHKPGACALGVVNKKPRTDKPFSQNHKLVTVPPYSSIWEEFDASLRKVMDAVSSGSLKEWDSRKKWEKI, encoded by the exons ATGGCGGtctctctttgtccaccccctcagaggtggaag CTCGACAATGCCTTTCTAGAGGACCCAGAGGCCCTCGACAGTGTTGCATCAAGCAGCAAAGATGAACCGGGCCCACCATGTTTTTGCTCAACGCCGATACAAGTTGCTGAAGAAGACTCTGAGGATAATGGCTATGAGGAGTTTAGGAGGCGGCTCGACATAGAACTAACTGAGCCAGTGCCACGTCGTGAGCGTAAAAAAGTCATGCGGACTATTGTACTTGTTGCTGTTTATGCTATCCTTAAACACTGCCTTACggaaaagctttttgaagatt TACAGTCAAAACATGAGAGATCCTTAGACCAGAGGGAAAACAAgctgaaaagaaaaagtaaagaggcagctgaaaaggaaaattcaccAGCATCAGTGACTGATGGATGGATGAAGCcct gcCTGGGCAACTTTTCTGACAATGCTGTAGTCAGAGCTACAAGGACACCTCCTCCAGAACTGCCAACCAACCAGGAATCTGCTTTGAGACCTTTAACAACGCAAAACAGCACAAGAGTGCAGCTGAAGCATCTGGGCGGTCCAAACCTCATATACGTCAAAcccaaggacaaaacaaaagattCTGGTAAAAAACAACCATGCCACCACAACTCCAGTTCCTCAGCGGCCATCACCACACCAAGCCCTGAGGAAACTGTGAGCGAAAATACCCACATTCACAAACCCAGAGCACGCACTCTAGGGGTTCTGAATGTGCGCAAACCCGGAGCATGCGCTCTAGGGGCTGCGTTTAAAAAAACAAGGACTAAAAGCTTCTGCGATGCTGAGGTATTGCAATCACACAACCAGCACTCTAGTTCCTCAGCGGCCACCACCACACCAAGCCCTGAGGAAACTGTGAGCGAAAATGCCCACATTCACAAACCCGGAGCATGCGCTCTAGGGGTTGTGAATAAAAAACCAAGAACTGACAAACCATTCTCCCAAAACCATAAGCTCGTCACAGTTCCCCCATATTCTAGTATTTGGGAAGAGTTTGATGCTTCCCTCAGAAAAGTAATGGATGCTGTATCCTCGGGGAGTCTAAAAGAATGGGATTCtagaaagaaatgggaaaaaatatgA
- the LOC117878336 gene encoding uncharacterized protein F54H12.2-like, with product MAFVHCGSEECTKSELDLFQIAPTQTSIEKSIYIEVPPLSAIMESAPIDFFIAGNGIDYKDLNNTLLYLCCKIVKGGGTELAVDAEVGLVNYPVASIFSQLDVTLGDRLISQSNNCYPYRAFIKLVLNYSDDILATQFSAGLFYKDTAGQHEETELDGGNLGFVRHAELTVESRTVELLGHLHSDLFFQGKLLLNGVDVKIKLTRSKDAFCLMGRAAEGFKLRIVSASFFVKKVRVAPGVHLGHAEALLTANAKYPMDRVGMKVFSIPAGSRVSNQENLFLGQLPKMLVLGFVDNDAFSGSYTRNPFHFKHYVINFVALYVDGEQIPTKPLQLDFEAGRCMREYMNLVQTASKHMKDRSLLIDCEEFAQGYTLFAFDLSPNQECSDHYSLIKTGNLRAEIRFGKALTVTVNMIVYGVFDNVIEINQRRNVLFDYM from the coding sequence atggcttttgttcactGCGGGTCTGAAGAGTGCACCAAATCCGAACTAGACTTGTTTCAAATAGCCCCTACGCAGACCAGCATTGAGAAAAGCATCTACATCGAGGTGCCGCCTCTATCGGCCATTATGGAGTCTGCCCCCATTGACTTTTTTATAGCAGGGAATGGCATAGATTATAAGGATTTAAACAACACACTGCTGTACCTGTGTTGCAAGATTGTAAAAGGAGGCGGAACTGAACTTGCTGTGGACGCCGAAGTGGGCCTGGTGAATTACCCTGTGGCCTCTATTTTCAGTCAGTTGGATGTCACCCTGGGAGACCGCCTCATAAGCCAAAGCAACAACTGTTACCCTTACAGGGCCTTTATAAAATTGGTGCTCAATTACAGCGACGACATCCTCGCCACACAATTTTCCGCCGGCCTGTTTTACAAAGACACTGCTGGACAACATGAAGAAACAGAGTTGGATGGAGGGAATCTAGGGTTTGTAAGGCATGCAGAGCTGACGGTAGAGAGCAGAACGGTAGAGCTGCTGGGCCATTTACACAGCGACCTGTTTTTTCAAGGAAAACTTTTGTTAAATGGAgtggatgtgaaaattaaactgacacGCAGTAAAGACGCTTTCTGTTTAATGGGCAGGGCGGCTGAAGGCTTTAAACTGCGCATTGTATCAGCGTCCttttttgtgaagaaagtacGGGTGGCCCCGGGAGTCCATCTGGGGCACGCGGAGGCCCTGCTTACCGCTAATGCTAAATACCCCATGGACCGTGTGGGAATGAAAGTGTTTAGCATCCCCGCAGGCAGCAGGGTCAGTAACCAGGAGAACCTGTTCTTGGGACAGTTACCCAAAATGCTTGTCCTAGGGTTTGTGGATAACGATGCCTTTAGCGGAAGTTACACTAGaaatccctttcattttaaacattacgtTATTAATTTTGTGGCCTTGTATGTGGATGGTGAACAGATACCGACCAAGCCTCTGCAACTGGACTTCGAGGCAGGACGCTGCATGAGAGAATACATGAATTTGGTACAGACAGCTAGTAAACACATGAAAGATCGTTCTCTGTTAATCGACTGTGAGGAGTTTGCACAGGGTTACACCTTGTTTGCCTTTGACCTGTCTCCCAACCAGGAATGCTCTGATCACTATTCCCTGATTAAAACTGGGAACCTGAGAGCAGAAATACGTTTTGGGAAGGCTTTAACGGTTACCGTCAATATGATTGTGTATGGGGTTTTTGACAATGTCATAgaaataaatcagaggagaaacgTTCTGTTTGACTACATGTGA